In one Pseudoclavibacter sp. Marseille-Q3772 genomic region, the following are encoded:
- the rpsT gene encoding 30S ribosomal protein S20 translates to MANIKSQIKRIGTNRKATERNKAYKSELRTAIRHVREAVAEGNAEQAQTALAHASKKLDKAVSKGVIHKNQAANRKSAIAKLVNGIAK, encoded by the coding sequence GTGGCAAACATCAAGTCGCAGATCAAGCGCATCGGCACCAACCGCAAGGCGACCGAGCGTAACAAGGCATACAAGTCGGAGCTCCGCACCGCGATCCGTCACGTTCGCGAAGCTGTTGCCGAGGGCAACGCCGAGCAGGCGCAGACCGCTCTCGCACACGCTTCGAAGAAGCTCGACAAGGCAGTTTCGAAGGGCGTCATTCACAAGAACCAGGCTGCGAACCGCAAGTCGGCAATCGCGAAGCTGGTTAACGGAATCGCCAAGTAG
- a CDS encoding dynamin family protein has product MSDAQLPHSALQSLRAALHDATLPLDLNETAPAKTQRSWALQQIDDYIAPRLANLDAPLLAVVGGSTGAGKSTIVNAMVGSPVTRTGAIRPTTRQPILLHSPADGAWFETDRVLPGLSRIRGTRADSTQPSSRAGIAPDANLIGSVVLVEDPRIPRHVAVIDAPDIDSIADENRALASQLLAAADLWFFVTTANRYADAVPWRLLDDAAGRDITVAVILNRVPPGAEAEITQDLHRMLHEHGLSGSAVFTITEQPLDQWGMLPPHTIAPIRAWLESLAQDATARHDLARRTLTGAAHKLARVATDVAAARDAQVQVANDLIDTVNGEYRAAAERVHQATQDGALLRGEVLSRWQDVVGTSDVFRGIETWVASARDRITGWFTGKPKAVEQVEASLEHSLHTVIVDAASGAASSSWQRVRATENGRRIFSDPKLSQESSHLGDAAARVMHEWQGALLALVREQAAGKRTRARVLSLGLNAVTVALMIVVFASTAGLTGGEVAIAGGSAVVGQKLLETIFGDEAVRKLAAQARQDLGARVDSLFRGEALRYHAELMPVTAPGNGDRLRESVAAFERALSASLPGQAVSEQPSPGAPA; this is encoded by the coding sequence GTGTCTGATGCCCAACTTCCCCACTCCGCGCTGCAATCACTGCGAGCCGCGCTTCACGACGCCACGCTGCCACTCGACCTCAACGAGACGGCGCCGGCAAAAACGCAGCGATCCTGGGCACTGCAGCAGATCGACGACTACATCGCACCTCGGCTTGCGAACCTCGACGCACCCCTACTCGCCGTCGTCGGCGGTTCCACCGGCGCCGGCAAATCGACCATCGTGAACGCCATGGTCGGCAGCCCCGTTACCCGCACCGGCGCGATTCGCCCCACCACACGCCAGCCCATCCTGCTGCACTCCCCCGCAGACGGCGCCTGGTTCGAAACCGACCGCGTGCTCCCAGGGTTATCGCGCATCCGCGGCACCAGAGCCGACAGCACCCAACCGTCGTCTCGCGCGGGCATCGCCCCGGACGCGAACCTCATCGGCTCAGTGGTCCTCGTCGAGGATCCCCGTATCCCGCGTCATGTCGCGGTGATCGACGCACCCGATATCGACTCGATCGCCGACGAAAACCGAGCCCTCGCCAGCCAACTCCTGGCCGCGGCCGATCTGTGGTTCTTCGTCACTACCGCGAACCGCTATGCGGATGCAGTCCCCTGGCGCCTGCTCGATGACGCGGCCGGTCGCGACATCACGGTCGCGGTTATCCTCAACCGTGTCCCACCGGGCGCCGAGGCAGAGATCACGCAAGACCTGCACCGGATGCTCCACGAACACGGCCTTTCGGGCTCAGCAGTGTTCACGATTACCGAGCAGCCGCTCGATCAGTGGGGAATGTTGCCGCCCCACACGATCGCCCCGATCCGCGCATGGCTGGAGTCCCTCGCCCAAGACGCAACCGCCCGCCACGATCTTGCCCGGCGCACACTAACCGGCGCCGCACACAAACTCGCCCGCGTCGCCACTGACGTCGCCGCCGCCCGCGACGCACAGGTGCAGGTCGCAAACGACCTCATCGACACCGTCAACGGCGAGTACCGAGCCGCCGCCGAGCGGGTTCACCAAGCCACCCAGGATGGCGCCCTCCTGCGCGGTGAGGTGCTCTCTCGCTGGCAGGATGTGGTTGGCACGTCGGATGTGTTCCGCGGCATCGAGACCTGGGTCGCGAGCGCCCGCGATCGCATCACCGGCTGGTTCACCGGCAAACCCAAGGCCGTAGAGCAGGTCGAGGCGTCCCTAGAACACAGCCTGCACACAGTGATTGTGGATGCGGCGAGCGGCGCCGCATCGTCAAGCTGGCAGCGGGTGCGTGCTACAGAGAACGGCCGCCGCATCTTCAGCGACCCAAAGCTGTCGCAGGAATCCTCGCACCTCGGCGACGCTGCGGCTCGGGTAATGCACGAATGGCAGGGGGCGCTGCTGGCCTTGGTGCGCGAGCAGGCCGCCGGCAAACGCACCCGCGCACGCGTGCTCTCCCTGGGGCTGAATGCCGTAACCGTCGCGCTAATGATCGTCGTGTTCGCATCCACGGCTGGACTCACCGGCGGCGAAGTCGCCATCGCGGGCGGATCTGCGGTGGTTGGGCAGAAGCTACTAGAAACTATTTTCGGCGATGAGGCCGTCCGTAAACTTGCGGCGCAGGCACGTCAGGATCTGGGTGCGCGCGTTGATTCGCTGTTCCGCGGCGAGGCGCTGCGCTACCACGCAGAGCTAATGCCGGTCACCGCGCCAGGAAATGGCGACCGACTTCGTGAATCCGTCGCCGCATTCGAACGGGCTCTGAGCGCTTCGCTGCCCGGCCAGGCGGTCAGCGAGCAACCATCCCCCGGGGCTCCCGCATGA
- a CDS encoding GTPase, producing MSRITLDDRIRDLQSARDLAAGRLPAEELTALDRVLETVQTRRSLSSEHTVVGFFGATGSGKSSLFNAVVGEPLAHTHVRRPTTSEPLAAIWQPDGAAPLLDWLQVRDRRVPATPFAADASLPLILLDLPDFDSVRSGHREIATRLAGQVDVLIWVVDPQKYADAALHRDFIRPLASHSAVTAVVLNQIDTLPAEQIPQVVDSLTELVRDDGLDRVEVLAASARSMAGVPAVRERIAKFARQRVAATERLTADIRQIADRFVAEPARTSVSSRLDQRLRDAVTSASGTEQVSQAVARSYRKRAGQATGWPVTSWLLRFRPDPLRRLHLGSSQPDPSSTPHETPTTPRSSRPPLSAGQQAALNQAVRSYTNSASEGLPEWWAQRIRDTGAAAAGELPDAVDLAIARTDLGAQRSWWWPVVTVVQVVALLAALVGVGWYLLIWAMRTLGFGFGSAEIPTVEGWPVPGLFIALGVLLGIVLGLVTSLISAGVARRRARRARRRLRAAIAEVVDAKVIAPVQNERSRAAGFAAAMQRAGSR from the coding sequence ATGAGCCGGATCACCCTCGATGACCGCATCCGCGACCTACAGTCCGCCCGCGACCTTGCGGCCGGCAGACTGCCAGCGGAAGAACTCACAGCACTCGATCGCGTACTCGAAACCGTACAAACTCGGCGTTCACTCTCGAGCGAACACACGGTCGTTGGCTTCTTCGGCGCGACCGGGTCGGGCAAGTCCTCACTGTTCAACGCGGTGGTAGGCGAACCGCTGGCGCATACGCATGTGCGCCGCCCAACCACATCCGAACCCTTGGCAGCCATTTGGCAACCGGATGGAGCAGCCCCGCTGCTTGACTGGCTCCAGGTGCGCGATCGACGCGTCCCGGCAACACCGTTCGCGGCGGATGCGTCCCTGCCGTTGATTCTGCTCGATCTGCCAGATTTCGATTCGGTTCGTAGCGGGCACCGCGAGATCGCCACACGCCTTGCCGGTCAGGTCGACGTGTTGATTTGGGTGGTCGATCCGCAAAAGTATGCCGACGCTGCCCTACACCGTGATTTCATCCGCCCGCTCGCATCGCATAGCGCCGTGACCGCAGTGGTGCTCAACCAGATCGATACGCTCCCGGCCGAGCAGATCCCGCAGGTGGTGGATTCGCTCACCGAGCTGGTGCGCGACGACGGCCTTGATCGCGTCGAGGTCCTTGCGGCCAGCGCCCGGTCGATGGCCGGGGTGCCGGCTGTGCGCGAGCGTATCGCGAAGTTTGCGCGGCAGCGTGTGGCGGCCACCGAGCGGCTCACGGCGGATATCCGTCAGATCGCTGACCGGTTTGTGGCGGAGCCTGCGCGCACATCCGTATCCTCGCGTCTTGACCAGCGGTTGCGGGATGCGGTTACCAGCGCCTCGGGCACAGAGCAGGTCTCGCAGGCGGTTGCCCGCTCGTATCGGAAGCGTGCGGGTCAGGCAACCGGGTGGCCGGTCACCAGCTGGCTGCTTCGGTTTCGGCCGGATCCGCTGCGGCGGCTACACCTGGGCTCTTCACAACCAGACCCAAGCTCCACTCCTCACGAAACACCCACAACACCGCGTTCATCCCGCCCTCCGCTGAGCGCCGGCCAGCAGGCGGCCCTCAATCAGGCGGTGCGTTCCTATACGAACTCCGCCAGCGAGGGTCTGCCCGAGTGGTGGGCTCAGCGGATTCGCGACACCGGTGCTGCGGCTGCCGGTGAGTTGCCGGATGCGGTTGATCTGGCGATTGCGCGAACGGATCTGGGCGCCCAGCGCTCCTGGTGGTGGCCGGTGGTGACCGTCGTTCAGGTGGTGGCGTTACTCGCGGCGCTCGTTGGGGTCGGTTGGTATTTGCTGATCTGGGCGATGCGGACGCTTGGATTCGGGTTCGGTTCGGCCGAGATCCCCACTGTGGAGGGCTGGCCGGTGCCCGGGTTGTTCATCGCACTGGGCGTCTTGCTCGGGATCGTGCTTGGGCTGGTCACCTCGCTGATCAGTGCGGGTGTTGCTCGTCGGCGCGCGCGGCGTGCCCGCAGGCGGTTGCGCGCTGCGATCGCCGAGGTCGTGGATGCGAAGGTGATTGCGCCGGTACAGAACGAACGTTCGCGTGCGGCTGGGTTCGCGGCCGCGATGCAGCGGGCTGGCTCGCGGTGA
- the holA gene encoding DNA polymerase III subunit delta — protein MPAAKKNAKAAAKTKLQQVSWLEVRPAPVALLSGAEEFFAAEAIRNLRSILRTEDPALEVHEIDAKHHEPGEFSTVVSPSLFMEPRLVIVQNVHETTDSLLTEVIDYLQAPIEGTTIILRHKSGARGKKLLDAVRALPDAIEVPCAPLKANELDDFVRTLVRYERRSIQPLAARALVAAFNTDLEELAAAVRQLMNVSTESEITPELVDRYYGGRVETTGFKIADAAIAGRLPDALRLLRAGFDTGLNPVPIVSAIAMKLRMMAKVSGLSGSDAQLAGTVGAAPWQVGQARRELRGWTDEELARAIQLTAETDHMVKGKSREPEFAAERLVRKIALRER, from the coding sequence ATGCCCGCTGCGAAGAAGAACGCCAAAGCCGCTGCAAAGACGAAGCTGCAGCAGGTTTCATGGCTTGAGGTGCGACCGGCGCCCGTTGCGCTGCTGAGTGGAGCCGAAGAATTCTTCGCGGCTGAAGCAATCCGCAACCTGCGCAGCATCCTGCGCACCGAGGATCCCGCGCTCGAAGTGCACGAGATCGACGCTAAACACCACGAACCTGGCGAGTTCAGCACCGTTGTATCGCCGTCACTGTTCATGGAACCGCGGCTGGTGATCGTGCAGAACGTGCACGAGACCACCGACTCGTTGCTCACCGAGGTGATCGACTACCTCCAGGCACCGATCGAAGGCACCACGATCATCCTGCGCCACAAATCCGGTGCGCGCGGCAAGAAACTATTGGATGCGGTCAGGGCGCTTCCAGACGCCATCGAAGTACCGTGCGCGCCACTGAAAGCGAACGAGCTCGACGATTTTGTGCGCACACTCGTGCGCTACGAGCGCCGATCCATTCAGCCGCTCGCCGCCCGCGCGCTGGTGGCCGCGTTCAACACCGATCTTGAGGAGTTGGCGGCGGCCGTACGCCAGCTCATGAATGTCTCCACCGAATCGGAGATTACGCCGGAGCTGGTGGACCGATACTACGGCGGCAGAGTCGAAACGACCGGCTTCAAAATCGCGGATGCGGCCATTGCCGGCCGGCTACCGGATGCGCTGCGGCTGCTACGCGCCGGATTCGATACCGGACTCAACCCGGTACCGATCGTGTCTGCCATCGCAATGAAATTGCGGATGATGGCGAAGGTATCAGGGCTATCCGGGTCGGATGCGCAGCTCGCGGGTACGGTAGGTGCAGCGCCCTGGCAGGTCGGTCAGGCGCGCCGCGAACTGCGCGGCTGGACCGATGAAGAACTCGCCCGGGCTATTCAGCTCACCGCCGAAACCGACCACATGGTGAAGGGAAAATCGCGCGAGCCCGAGTTTGCCGCCGAACGTCTCGTGCGCAAAATCGCCCTGCGAGAGCGGTAG
- a CDS encoding DUF5336 domain-containing protein, with product MSMPGSPNQPGQNPQYGQQPQYGQQGQYGQQPSQQYGNAGQSQYGQQGQYGQSQYGQQNQRGQYGQSQYGQQGQYGQSQYGQQNQYGGGSNGGAISFKAPKNWMDFAPYVSGGAALIALISLFLPQGSVSSSYEGGYGPAESTSESFSYFSGGNSGDGVMLLIFFLLAIGGAVAAILMQKREIHFASAVTSVIAGIIGLVKSFEIMGNTGTYEGYGMSTSASASIGCWLVLIMAFLLLAAAVVSVIGGLKLPALFLTGSGGAGGAQFGQQGQFGQNQYGQQPQQGQYGQSQYGQQSQQGGQFGQSQYGQQPQQGGQFGQQSQYGQQPQQGGQFGQQSQYGQQPQQGGQFGQQSQYGQQPQQSQYGQQPQQGSQFGQSQYGQQNQYGQNQYGQSSSGASSAQHDQPGQRPEQPGQPESNQPGH from the coding sequence ATGTCGATGCCCGGATCGCCCAACCAGCCCGGCCAGAACCCGCAGTATGGCCAGCAGCCCCAGTATGGCCAGCAGGGCCAGTACGGTCAGCAGCCTTCGCAGCAGTACGGAAACGCCGGTCAGTCGCAGTACGGCCAGCAGGGTCAGTACGGACAGTCGCAGTACGGCCAGCAGAACCAGCGGGGTCAGTACGGACAGTCGCAGTACGGCCAGCAGGGTCAGTACGGACAGTCGCAGTACGGCCAGCAGAACCAGTACGGTGGTGGCTCGAACGGCGGTGCTATCAGCTTTAAGGCACCCAAAAACTGGATGGACTTTGCGCCGTACGTCAGCGGTGGTGCAGCACTAATCGCTCTCATCTCGTTGTTCCTCCCGCAGGGGAGTGTTTCAAGCTCGTACGAAGGCGGGTATGGCCCTGCGGAGAGCACATCAGAGTCGTTCAGCTACTTCAGTGGCGGTAACAGTGGTGACGGTGTCATGCTGCTCATCTTCTTCCTGCTGGCGATCGGTGGCGCGGTTGCTGCAATTCTGATGCAGAAGCGCGAGATTCACTTCGCCTCGGCCGTAACTTCGGTCATCGCGGGCATCATTGGCCTCGTCAAATCGTTCGAGATTATGGGGAATACCGGCACCTACGAGGGGTACGGCATGTCCACCTCAGCATCGGCCTCGATCGGATGCTGGCTGGTGTTGATCATGGCGTTCCTGCTGCTCGCTGCAGCAGTGGTTTCGGTGATCGGTGGTCTGAAGCTGCCGGCTCTGTTCCTGACCGGCTCGGGTGGTGCCGGTGGCGCTCAGTTCGGTCAGCAGGGACAGTTCGGTCAGAACCAGTACGGCCAGCAGCCCCAGCAAGGTCAGTATGGCCAGTCGCAGTATGGTCAGCAGTCGCAGCAGGGTGGTCAGTTCGGTCAGTCGCAGTACGGCCAGCAGCCTCAGCAGGGTGGCCAGTTCGGCCAGCAGAGCCAGTATGGTCAGCAGCCTCAGCAGGGTGGCCAGTTCGGCCAGCAGAGCCAGTATGGTCAGCAGCCTCAGCAGGGTGGCCAGTTCGGCCAGCAGAGCCAGTATGGCCAGCAGCCGCAGCAGAGCCAGTATGGTCAGCAGCCTCAGCAGGGCAGTCAGTTCGGCCAGTCGCAGTATGGCCAGCAGAACCAGTACGGCCAGAACCAGTACGGTCAGTCGTCTTCGGGGGCGTCCTCCGCACAGCATGACCAGCCGGGTCAGCGTCCCGAACAGCCTGGCCAGCCTGAGAGCAACCAGCCCGGGCACTAA
- a CDS encoding ComEC/Rec2 family competence protein: MSERHEPALPLLEARPDFRTTVIALAVWMAAWFAVGAPDAAVLVGWAVLGCVALAATVGWRYRTRMRLGGTRSWGVVLMLAGGIAVVPLFAVGAADRVPDAVAEQADAATTRSWQVQITGAGKPVRSGASFGAPKYRFKAQLQPEGAPVVLIAPIPDGERASVFPIGAIVEVEARVKLTDAGDRAVAVLLSNQAPQLRAPPHPLLQAVSDVRAQLARAVEGLPEPGNMLVPGLAAGDEQLVSDSLDADMKVSSLTHLTAVSGSNIAIVVACALLFGRLIGMRRAWRLALALPVTALFVLLVTPQGSVIRAAAMALVVLAVGMSGRAVHGMPVLGVAVTVLLLSDPWLSRDYGFALSVAATAGILIGTEPCSRFLERWLPKPVSLLIAVPVVAQIACQPILLLLEPSLPTYGVLANLLAAPAAPIATVLGLITVLAIAIAPSLVEMLCWLTWIPAQWIGIVAEGIARWPAAQIPWPSGLLGALLWVGLVALFVVALSRRPPAWMRRVKPVASLLLVAALVCAAVVFVGRAALRIRDFPADWRIAACDIGQGDAVMVRAAAHTMLIDTGEDAARLHACLREFGIDYLDVLLLTHFDIDHAGAASDLTIPVGALWVPDTEAARHETTVQRFAHAGVPISFVAAGDRVTIGDLEIEVLWPLREGNRPSSLADNEGSVVLRAVPTASCLTSCLRMLALADSGEWVQRQLPRAQLATDVVKVAHHGSRDQDPETYAATGAQLALISVGADNGYGHPTASALSMLHSAGIASIRTDEYGHLVVAGESDGGPVRVWTPRHPGEGNS; encoded by the coding sequence GTGAGTGAACGACACGAACCTGCGCTGCCACTGCTTGAGGCGCGTCCCGATTTCCGCACCACCGTCATTGCGCTCGCGGTGTGGATGGCGGCATGGTTTGCAGTTGGCGCGCCCGATGCGGCGGTGCTGGTGGGGTGGGCCGTGCTCGGATGCGTTGCGCTCGCGGCTACGGTCGGGTGGCGGTATCGAACGAGAATGCGTCTAGGAGGCACGCGCAGCTGGGGCGTTGTGTTGATGCTCGCTGGCGGTATTGCGGTAGTGCCGCTATTCGCGGTCGGAGCGGCGGATCGGGTCCCGGATGCGGTGGCCGAGCAGGCGGATGCGGCCACGACGCGTTCGTGGCAAGTACAGATCACCGGGGCCGGGAAGCCTGTGCGATCCGGCGCTTCGTTTGGCGCACCGAAGTACCGCTTCAAGGCGCAGCTTCAGCCCGAAGGCGCGCCAGTCGTGCTCATTGCGCCGATCCCTGATGGTGAACGCGCGAGCGTGTTCCCGATCGGGGCGATCGTTGAGGTCGAGGCGCGGGTCAAGCTGACGGATGCGGGTGATCGGGCAGTCGCGGTGTTGCTGAGTAATCAGGCTCCGCAGTTGCGGGCCCCACCGCATCCGCTTCTACAGGCAGTCAGCGATGTGCGCGCACAGCTCGCGAGGGCCGTCGAAGGACTACCGGAACCGGGAAATATGCTCGTACCCGGCCTCGCTGCCGGCGACGAACAGCTCGTGAGCGACTCGCTGGACGCTGATATGAAAGTGTCCTCGCTCACCCACTTAACGGCGGTGTCCGGATCGAATATCGCCATTGTGGTGGCGTGCGCGCTGCTGTTTGGGCGGTTGATTGGGATGCGCAGGGCGTGGCGGTTAGCGCTCGCGCTGCCGGTGACCGCGCTGTTTGTGCTGCTCGTAACCCCGCAGGGTTCGGTGATCCGTGCTGCCGCAATGGCGCTCGTAGTGCTTGCGGTGGGGATGAGCGGTCGCGCCGTACACGGGATGCCCGTATTGGGTGTTGCGGTGACGGTATTGCTGTTGAGCGATCCGTGGCTCAGCCGCGACTACGGGTTCGCGCTGTCAGTAGCGGCAACGGCTGGCATTCTCATCGGTACCGAGCCGTGTAGCCGGTTCCTTGAACGCTGGCTGCCAAAACCGGTGTCGTTGCTGATTGCGGTGCCAGTTGTGGCGCAGATTGCCTGTCAGCCCATCCTGTTGCTGCTCGAACCGTCGTTGCCAACATACGGTGTGCTTGCCAACCTGCTGGCAGCCCCAGCAGCGCCAATTGCCACCGTGCTCGGATTAATCACGGTGCTTGCGATTGCGATCGCGCCATCGCTTGTGGAAATGCTGTGCTGGCTCACCTGGATACCGGCGCAGTGGATCGGCATCGTGGCCGAAGGGATAGCGAGATGGCCGGCAGCACAGATTCCATGGCCTAGCGGACTATTGGGCGCATTGCTGTGGGTGGGTCTCGTTGCACTATTTGTGGTCGCATTATCACGGCGCCCGCCCGCGTGGATGCGTCGGGTCAAGCCGGTAGCTTCGCTGCTGCTAGTTGCCGCGCTGGTGTGCGCCGCAGTTGTGTTCGTCGGGCGAGCAGCCCTGCGGATCCGCGATTTCCCCGCAGATTGGCGCATCGCGGCATGCGACATCGGTCAGGGTGATGCCGTCATGGTGCGTGCAGCGGCACACACCATGCTGATCGACACCGGTGAGGATGCGGCGCGGCTGCATGCCTGCCTGCGGGAGTTCGGGATTGACTACCTCGATGTGCTGCTGCTCACGCATTTCGATATCGACCATGCCGGAGCCGCATCCGACCTCACCATTCCGGTTGGCGCGCTCTGGGTGCCAGACACCGAAGCGGCCCGGCACGAGACCACCGTACAGCGATTTGCACACGCCGGTGTTCCGATCAGTTTCGTTGCGGCAGGGGATCGGGTAACAATCGGCGACCTCGAGATTGAGGTGTTGTGGCCGCTGCGGGAGGGGAACCGGCCATCATCCCTCGCCGACAACGAGGGCAGTGTGGTCTTGCGTGCCGTACCCACCGCATCCTGTCTGACCTCCTGTTTGCGCATGCTGGCGCTTGCCGACTCGGGGGAGTGGGTGCAACGACAACTGCCGCGAGCTCAACTTGCTACCGATGTTGTGAAGGTCGCCCACCATGGCTCGCGTGACCAAGACCCTGAAACCTACGCGGCAACGGGTGCACAGCTCGCACTCATTTCAGTAGGCGCCGATAACGGCTACGGTCATCCAACTGCCAGTGCGCTCTCGATGCTGCACTCTGCTGGGATCGCGTCGATCCGTACGGATGAATACGGTCACCTTGTTGTCGCCGGGGAGTCAGACGGTGGGCCAGTACGAGTGTGGACTCCGCGTCATCCGGGCGAGGGAAATTCATGA
- a CDS encoding ComEA family DNA-binding protein: protein MTHNDNAIFASASTYQHSQLDDPNDRPPTRPNTDTAELDALFAEPERPRVRIGIGALIIAGLIACAVVIFAIALQPKANALPVVNDAATTAAAITPAAPAPSAAPETVTVHVVGQVRAPGVYDLPAQSRVTDAVNAAGGALDDADISAVNFARTIVDGEQIYIPKPGEQPPSGAQQPAGSTGGSASNGGLININTASATELETLPRIGPAMAQRIIDYREANGGFAAVEDLRNVTGIGESTFAGLRDLVTV, encoded by the coding sequence GTGACCCACAACGACAACGCGATATTCGCATCCGCCTCGACCTACCAGCACAGCCAACTCGACGATCCCAACGACCGCCCACCGACTCGACCGAACACCGACACTGCCGAGCTTGACGCTCTTTTTGCCGAGCCTGAACGACCCCGCGTGCGCATCGGTATCGGCGCACTCATCATCGCCGGGCTCATCGCCTGCGCGGTGGTCATTTTCGCCATCGCGTTACAGCCGAAAGCAAACGCGCTGCCGGTGGTAAACGACGCGGCCACGACCGCTGCCGCGATCACCCCTGCCGCACCCGCACCATCCGCCGCGCCGGAAACCGTCACAGTGCACGTTGTCGGCCAAGTCCGCGCACCCGGCGTATACGATCTGCCCGCGCAATCACGCGTCACCGACGCCGTGAACGCCGCCGGCGGCGCCCTTGACGATGCCGATATCAGCGCCGTCAACTTCGCGCGCACCATCGTCGACGGCGAACAAATCTACATCCCCAAACCGGGCGAACAGCCACCTTCCGGGGCACAACAACCAGCCGGTAGTACCGGCGGATCAGCAAGTAACGGCGGGCTCATCAATATCAATACGGCAAGCGCCACAGAGCTCGAAACCCTGCCGAGAATCGGCCCCGCGATGGCGCAACGAATTATTGACTATCGCGAGGCAAACGGCGGGTTTGCGGCCGTCGAGGATCTGCGCAACGTCACCGGCATCGGCGAATCCACGTTTGCCGGACTGCGAGACCTGGTGACCGTGTGA